A genomic region of Lytechinus pictus isolate F3 Inbred chromosome 2, Lp3.0, whole genome shotgun sequence contains the following coding sequences:
- the LOC129254788 gene encoding uncharacterized protein LOC129254788 isoform X2, protein MEFRDPRADLHYPATQASIRRRPSLLSEFHGQMDRDRGLVYHRQFEPVRASGSQQASASEAVAPKRPRLTIGDMDHKPVRPVPLGNSPQVIPVQQQENKKEAPFMPKVENISPTPCDQEPSNKVTKDSLLQSMEKVDREITKVESQISKLKKKQVCILQELEQRAARPRDTDKPLSPASGSEPKQQNIVQIIYAENKRKAEAAHKVLNNLGPMNELPMYNQPSDSPQYQENIKTNMEMKRRLILYFRKQNQARKTREGFMCQRYGQLMEAWEKKMERLENNPKRRAKDAKAREFFEKQFPEIRKQREQQERFSRAGTRSNWGNIARSDAELAEIVDGLNEQEANEKHIRSLAVIPPMLYNMEQRRVKFVNRNGLVEDAMNEHKTRIHMNLWTDEEKEIFREKYLQHPKNFLLIASYLERKDISDCVLYYYQTKKNENYKQQLRKSQAKRRRGFPQKNSGNVRGNQDDDDKDNDKDEDSSNNRSGDKGGGEDKDGGSSQNGSAAAGSESSPNNCSLCKNPLDTYSLSRPVNRTNCDLFGMNEGDLKPDMRVCSRCRFRSIRRSRCPVLTCKTPRKRVRRLKPLPTKWFEITEDQRRLLSEELGIAVEVTKCCAACFNRIARRLGSEGMEPDVPLLPPPPPEELDPTLGPESSRWTDEEMSIAKAGLRQHGRDWPAIAKMVGSKSEGQCKNFYFNYKRRFHLEHILEEHHRHDTKEGEREHRVSTTDSMASTVTAGSEDEFPNFSDEENDADNDESSDTASASENDESNSRKVKVKVEKMEVDENQTLTSTISDTLTSASKLVTAMSSAGTTVLSSSHSTSTSVSMSQGGINDKNQLLTDKIKNEKPDIKIEPDSANAVKVEEVTESAIDSAPTSLAGATSGPLPASTSTLLSSSSQVSVLPSQGLKQEPETHVIEDDDSSATCSADEGTAQDDLFHPGFGSRALPGSKGLISMPPKLGSGDKVTSSDDKKFFSAEGIRINNRQVDSSSSSKGNGSSGIDKVKVEEDEGHGSRTIRRVIAECLGGDSRGVNNIRDLIDSAIDKHLGNDPSPGGQAIPNQGGSGDAKLPVIEVKYEPPSRKTPHADSSESSSRQQGQQQPGTTSPYLSPHISHTSQHQSQEREPGEIGSTHSEMMARFGNAGPPPPHNLHSAYRTGEAYAKEFHRQAERDRHHLQSPGSSMGASPRQPYPPRSNSPYALVPASDKHSQPHPSTSQSSRNPMQHRPGKQGIPPPGPPPPLINNPAGKPLKAEKASVLSQVHGAGAGSITQGTPVNFAVSSSPSKYEQKPPVSSYAGMMKGYPSQATSPRHQETSGSGTGSITQGTPVMRRAAGDHHPNNPAGSISRGTPIGTSQHERDGSIIKGTPVSQENARGKRESYEQEILRYHHQQQQQQQQQHRHQEAVARAYEARGAAAAHLYDQQAAREWLKLISLSGIHYDRMATPIDPNLLMARNIAHYGENTASMIRGQYESGAYSSSKETIAGDFATAKQMGSRPPFPPTPNSKDTRMSPHQEGAPVGKRFSPALSHHPAAGHLELLPPALAASMMQYGQSFSSQGGFMYLTPQGTPICLPPGTPLPANAFLPPGVYPPTSSSHNPATTQHHSPKSPHPSPLTPDSESRHRHNKSASPLVQPERASPSEYPQGHGANPHHPQHPQHPQRDPTRPWPSIRGEQGGSQKYRPSSGRGSSPGASGAHPPIQGASLPVGGSIMRGTPVRPAPSIMSGIPNPELRDQRTERHRPETSQASSRLQSSSNRGEPYIIDEQDVPVSVHKDVRKVPSSESRLSSESRHSTESKHQEKASSLNPDSRRPSYNNPSPGPGGGGGGPRPGQSQSPAASGAGGRQHLQGPSPDDGKSTPRSSANREALPKDPTLDPRYQELDKKQQEQLKELPDSGDASKLFAYLFKPQPKPKKEGEDPGQGSTFTAANLIDAIITRSINQPTGEEGEGVNEASPRGGSGSDKSASNQGSESMSIRGEGSPVPSSSTNDEQKKVPEPPTLIADSPVRTVQNAESSQPADLSPSNRGNGMVDNGGKRTMTLAEHIHSIVSLGYSPGQGQKRGGPIPTQSRPDGVIVDTTESPDGGTANCLNPRGRTSTEDSEVGSTNDARSKSPASSVRPSNDVRALSGEWRGGGDGSSVAQAIEASVRGLPFDQRANQSSPRARMNSEPVQQSGVSEARSDSYRSSNQNSNRLSPVASSWSKYRHEVNGPDSSVAALAVSQMRERVHSSQIPTSSPQSSDSSNARAHPHGQRRQSPETSSDPRPSSGVVPDVLPDTSIDRKAMYASTQPDSRSMPGSSSQEKIGTSASREAQHSMHNSLGSLSSSSSLEQPSQSVDSIAHSRFPPHKEVRNRSPGASTGSRHPGTYTINLQTSINNLIDSQVRMDDYLTHLVDREMNSRSSPPRNPSRESTNTAESVLHVDDSRGPYEVESSHEAEARLLPGTIRANQREKSPAKALADSELSSTNPGLPQSSSRGGNEKSLSNASNPQTNSQQPVQSIMASSSSSTASSASSAQPQQNYHSGAPPAGSNPYAYSALTLMSGMNPHPHRLTSPQLRVPSPHPSSHRVSPVPAPSMPVSSMSREREPKPILSEQYETLSDSD, encoded by the exons CCCATGTATAACCAGCCCTCGGATAGTCCCCAGTACCAGGAGAACATCAAAAC GAATATGGAGATGAAGCGAAGGCTGATTCTTTACTTCAGGAAACAGAACCAGGCGAGGAAAACAAGG GAAGGATTTATGTGCCAACGTTACGGTCAGCTCATGGAAGCATGGGAGAAGAAGATGGAAAGGCTAGAAAATAATCCCAAGAGGag AGCAAAGGATGCCAAAGCAAGGGAGTTTTTTGAGAAGCAGTTCCCTGAGATTAGGAAACAGAGAGAACAGCAGGAAAGATTCTCAAG GGCTGGTACGAGGAGTAATTGGGGAAACATTGCTCGGAGTGATGCAGAGCTTGCAGAGATTGTTGATGGTCTGAACGAGCAGGAAGCGAATGAGAAGCACATACGAAGTCTAGCTGTCATCCCTCCCATGCTCTATAACATGGAGCAAAGGAGAGTCAAATTCGTCAATAGGAACG GCCTGGTAGAAGATGCAATGAACGAGCACAAGACCAGGATACACATGAACCTGTGGACGGATGAGGAGAAAGAAATCTTCCGGGAGAAGTACCTCCAACACCCCAAGAATTTCCTGCTCATTGCATCTTACCTAGAGCGCAAGGATATCTCTGACTGTGTGCTCTACTACTACCAGACCAAGAAGAATGAGAACTACAAGCAGCAGCTGAGGAAGTCTCAGGCCAAGAGGAGAAGGGGGTTCCCTCAGAAGAATTCTGGGAATGTGAGGGGGAACcaggatgatgatgacaagGATAACGACAAGGATGAGGACTCCAGTAACAA CCGTTCTGGAGataaaggaggaggagaagacaAAGATGGTGGAAGCTCTCAGAACGGGAGTGCTGCGGCTGGCTCAGAAT CATCACCTAACAACTGTTCACTGTGCAAGAACCCTTTAGATACATATAGTCTGAGTCGTCCGGTCAACAGGACTAATTGTGATCTGTTTGGGATGAATGAGGGCGACCTCAAGCCTGATATGAGGGTCTGCAGCCGCTGTAGATTTCGTTCCATAAGAAGAAG TCGTTGTCCAGTGCTAACATGTAAAACTCCCCGTAAACGGGTGCGGAGGTTAAAACCCCTACCTACAAAGTGGTTTGAGATCACTGAGGACCAACGGAGGCTGTTGTCTGAGGAGCTAGGTATCGCTGTTGAGGTCACTAAATGCTGTGCTGCTTGCTTCAACAGGATAGCAAGGAGGTTAGGGTCAGAGGGTATGGAGCCTGATGTTCCCCTcttacccccaccccctcctgaAGAGCTCGATCCAA CTCTTGGTCCAGAATCATCTCGATGGACGGATGAAGAAATGAGCATTGCTAAAGCAG GATTGAGGCAACATGGACGTGACTGGCCTGCCATAGCTAAGATGGTAGGTTCCAAGTCAGAAGGTCAATGTAAGAACTTCTATTTCAACTATAAGAGACGCTTCCACCTTGAACACATCCTAGAGGAACATCATCGGCATGACACGAAAGAG GGCGAACGTGAACATCGTGTATCAACTACCGACAGTATGGCCTCGACTGTCACAGCAGGATCGGAGGATGAATTTCCAAATTTCAgtgatgaagagaatgatgcgGACAATGATGAGAGCTCAGACACTGCTAGTGCTAGTGAAAACGATGAGAGTAACTCCAGAAAAGTCAAAGTTAAAGTTGAAAAAATGGAAGTGGATGAAAATCAAACACTAACAAGTACAATTTCTGATACATTGACTTCAGCTTCAAAGCTGGTTACGGCGATGAGTTCAGCAGGGACGACGGTTTTATCCTCGTCGCATTCAACTTCAACTAGTGTGTCTATGTCTCAGGGTGGAATCAATGACAAGAACCAATTGCTtacagacaaaataaagaatgaaaaaccAGATATTAAAATAGAACCCGACTCAGCAAATGCTGTGAAGGTTGAAGAAGTCACAGAATCAGCTATTGATTCAGCCCCGACATCATTGGCAGGGGCAACCTCAGGACCTTTGCCGGCATCAACATCCACCCTATTGTCTTCATCATCACAAGTGTCAGTGCTACCGTCTCAGGGATTAAAGCAGGAGCCAGAGACCCATGTGATCGAAGACGACGATTCCAGCGCTACGTGTAGTGCTGACGAGGGCACTGCCCAGGACGACCTGTTTCATCCAGGCTTTGGATCAAGGGCACTGCCTGGTAGTAAAGGCTTGATAAGCATGCCCCCAAAGCTTGGATCTGGTGACAAGGTTACATCCAGTGATGACAAGAAGTTCTTCAGCGCCGAAGGCATCAGGATCAACAACAGGCAGGTGGATTCCTCATCGTCTTCTAAAGGCaatggcagcagtgggatagaCAAGGTGAAAGTGGAGGAGGATGAAGGACATGGAAGCAGGACTATCAGGAGAGTTATAGCAGAATGTCTAGGTGGAGATAGCAGAGGTGTCAACAATATCAGGGACCTCATTGATTCAGCCATTGACAAGCATTTAG GTAATGATCCAAGTCCTGGGGGGCAAGCTATACCTAACCAAGGGGGGTCAGGAGATGCGAAACTTCCCGTTATTGAGGTCAAGTATGAGCCACCTTCACGGAAGACTCCTCATGCTGATTCAAGTGAGAGCAGCTCGAGACAGCAAGGGCAGCAGCAACCAGGCACTACTTCTCCTTACCTATCCCCTCACATATCCCACACATCTCAACATCAGTCACAGGAAAGGGAACCTGGAGAAATAGGGAGCACTCATTCAGAGATGATGGCTCGTTTTGGGAATGCCGGTCCCCCTCCTCCCCATAACCTGCATTCTGCTTACCGCACAGGGGAGGCCTATGCTAAGGAGTTCCACAGGCAGGCAGAGAGGGATAGGCATCACCTCCAGTCACCAGGATCATCAATGGGTGCATCTCCCCGTCAGCCATACCCTCCCCGTTCCAATTCTCCCTATGCCCTCGTCCCGGCAAGTGACAAACATTCCCAACCTCACCCCAGCACCTCGCAGTCCAGCAGGAACCCCATGCAGCATCGACCAGGTAAACAGGGGATTCCCCCTCCTggtccaccaccaccacttatCAATAACCCAGCGGGGAAACCCCTCAAAGCAGAGAAGGCATCGGTTCTCAGTCAGGTCCATGGTGCAGGCGCAGGATCCATCACTCAGGGCACTCCAGTCAACTTTGCTGTTTCTTCTTCACCATCAAA GTATGAACAGAAGCCACCTGTTTCAAGCTATGCAGGGATGATGAAGGGTTACCCCTCCCAGGCCACCTCCCCTAGACACCAGGAAACGTCTGGGAGTGGGACTGGTTCCATCACCCAGGGAACACCTGTCATGAGGAGAGCAGCAGGAGATCATCACCCCAATAATCCAGCTGGATCTATCTCCAGAGGGACACCCATTGGGACCAGCCAACATGAAAGGGATGGTTCCATTATCAAAG GTACTCCTGTGTCCCAGGAGAATGCCAGAGGCAAACGGGAATCCTATGAACAAGAGATCTTAAGGTATCACCATcaacagcagcaacagcagcagcaacaacataGACACCAGGAGGCTGTGGCTAGGGCCTATGAAGCAAGGGGTGCAGCTGCAGCACACCTCTATGACCAGCAGGCTGCAAGAG AGTGGCTCAAACTTATTTCCCTTTCAGGTATACACTACGATCGTATGGCCACTCCCATCGACCCCAATCTCCTGATGGCACGTAACATTGCCCACTATGGTGAGAACACCGCCAGTATGATCCGGGGCCAGTATGAGTCAGGTGCATACAGCAGCTCAAAGGAGACCATTGCGGGGGATTTTGCCACAGCGAAGCAGATGGGGTCTCGGCCACCATTTCCACCGACACCAAATAGCAAGGATACCAGGATGTCGCCGCACCAGGAGGGAGCACCGGTCGGGAAACGGTTCTCACCGGCATTGAGTCACCATCCGGCCGCGGGTCACCTTGAGCTGTTGCCGCCTGCTCTGGCAGCTTCCATGATGCAGTATGGACAGAGTTTCTCATCACAG GGAGGCTTCATGTATTTGACCCCTCAGGGCACTCCTATATGCTTACCTCCAGGCACTCCTCTCCCAGCCAATGCCTTCTTACCACCAGGGGTGTATCCACCCACCTCTAGCAGTCACAACCCAGCTACCACACAGCACCATTCTCCAAAGAGCCCACACCCTTCACCTCTCACACCAGACTCAGAGTCTCGCCACAGGCATAACAAGTCAGCCTCACCCTTGGTCCAGCCGGAACGGGCCTCCCCAAGCGAGTACCCCCAAGGCCACGGCGCCAACCCCCATCATCCGCAGCACCCGCAACATCCACAACGGGATCCAACCCGTCCCTGGCCTTCCATCAGGGGCGAACAAGGGGGCAGCCAAAAATACCGACCCTCGTCTGGGAGGGGGAGCAGTCCTGGAGCCAGTGGGGCGCATCCACCAATCCAGGGGGCATCACTACCTGTAGGGGGTAGCATTATGAGAGGTACTCCTGTCCGTCCAGCCCCTAGCATCATGTCAGGAATTCCTAATCCCGAGCTGAGAGATCAGAGAACTGAAAGGCACAGACCAGAGACATCACAAG CTAGTAGCAGATTGCAATCATCCAGTAACAGAGGAGAGCCATATATCATTGATGAACAGGATGTTCCTGTCTCTGTACACAAAG ATGTCAGGAAAGTGCCCAGTTCAGAGTCCAGACTGAGTTCTGAATCCAGGCACAGCACAGAGTCCAAGCATCAGGAAAAGGCATCATCATTGAACCCTGACAGCAGGAGACCTTCTTATAACAACCCTAGTCCTGGACCTGGTGGTGGAGGTGGAGGACCTAGACCAGGTCAGAGCCAAAGTCCTGCAGCCAGTGGAGCAGGAGGTAGGCAGCATCTCCAAGGACCGTCTCCCGATGATGGAAAGTCCACTCCCAGATCTTCAGCAAACCGTGAAGCTCTACCAAAAGATCCTACACTTGATCCACGCTACCAAGAGTTGGACAAAAAGCAACAGGAGCAATTGAAAGAGCTGCCTGATTCTGGAGATGCCTCCAAGCTTTTTGCCTATCTGTTCAAGCCTCAGCCAAAACCGAAGAAGGAAGGGGAGGACCCAGGACAGGGAAGCACATTCACAGCGGCCAACTTGATTGATGCCATCATAACAAGATCTATCAATCAACCAACTGGCGAGGAAGGGGAGGGTGTCAACGAAGCATCTCCTCGTGGGGGGAGTGGCTCAGATAAGTCAGCTAGTAATCAGGGCTCAGAGAGCATGAGCATTAGAGGTGAAGGCTCGCCTGTGCCATCATCTTCAACAAATGATGAACAGAAGAAGGTTCCTGAACCTCCAACTCTTATAGCTGACTCCCCTGTTAGGACAGTACAAAATGCAGAATCATCACAACCTGCTGACCTATCACCATCCAACAGGGGTAACGGTATGGTTGATAATGGTGGGAAAAGGACTATGACTCTTGCTGAACACATCCATTCCATTGTATCCCTCGGCTACAGCCCTGGACAAGGACAGAAGCGGGGTGGTCCAATCCCAACTCAAAGTAGACCAGATGGTGTCATAGTTGACACCACTGAATCACCTGATGGTGGTACAGCTAATTGTTTGAACCCTAGAGGACGTACTAGCACGGAGGACAGTGAGGTGGGATCGACTAACGATGCTCGAAGCAAGAGCCCAGCCTCTTCCGTTCGCCCTTCTAATGATGTCAGAGCATTAAGTGGAGAATGGAGAGGTGGTGGAGATGGGTCTTCAGTCGCTCAAGCCATAGAGGCAAGTGTTAGAGGATTGCCTTTTGATCAGAGAGCAAACCAAAGTTCACCGCGGGCTCGTATGAACTCAGAACCTGTTCAACAGTCGGGCGTCTCTGAAGCTAGATCCGATAGCTATAGGAGTAGTAATCAAAATTCCAATAGACTTTCACCAGTAGCCTCATCATGGTCAAAGTACAGGCATGAAGTGAATGGTCCAGATAGTAGTGTGGCTGCTCTTGCTGTTTCGCAAATGAGAGAACGTGTCCACAGCTCACAAATTCCGACATCATCACCGCAGAGCTCAGATTCTAGTAATGCTAGAGCTCACCCACATGGACAAAGAAGGCAATCTCCTGAAACAAGCAGTGACCCTCGACCAAGCTCTGGTGTAGTACCAGATGTATTGCCAGACACTTCTATAGATAGGAAGGCCATGTATGCCTCAACACAACCAGACTCTAGGAGTATGCCTGGCTCCAGCAGTCAGGAAAAGATAGGTACTTCAGCCTCTAGGGAAGCACAGCATAGCATGCACAATAGTCTAGGATCCTTGAGTAGCAGTTCATCATTAGAACAACCATCACAGAGTGTAGATAGCATTGCCCATTCCAGGTTCCCACCTCATAAAGAGGTCAGGAATCGATCTCCTGGTGCAAGTACTGGATCCAGGCACCCTGGTACTTACACCATCAATCTCCAAACCAGTATCAACAATCTTATAGACTCACAGGTGAGGATGGATGACTACCTTACTCACTTGGTGGACAGGGAAATGAATTCACGCTCCTCACCCCCAAGGAATCCTAGCCGCGAGAGCACCAACACAGCCGAGTCGGTTCTTCATGTTGATGATTCCCGTGGTCCTTATGAGGTGGAGAGTAGCCATGAGGCAGAGGCGCGACTGCTTCCAGGGACCATTAGGGCAAACCAAAGAGAAAAAAGTCCTGCCAAGGCATTGGCAGATTCTGAACTGAGTTCGACTAACCCTGGTTTGCCTCAAAGCAGTAGCCGTGGCGGCAATGAGAAAAGCCTCTCAAATGCATCCAACCCGCAGACAAACTCTCAACAACCCGTCCAGTCCATCATGgcctcctcctcatcctcaACTGCATCTTCTGCATCCTCTGCTCAACCACAGCAGAACTATCACTCTGGTGCCCCTCCAGCTGGTAGCAACCCTTACGCCTACTCTGCCCTTACCCTTATGTCTGGGATGAACCCCCACCCACATAGACTGACCAGTCCACAGCTGAGGGTGCCATCACCGCACCCCAGCAGTCATAGAGTGTCCCCTGTTCCAGCCCCTTCCATGCCAGTTTCGTCCATGTCTCGAGAAAGGGAACCAAAGCCTATCCTTTCAGAACAGTATGAAACCCTCTCAGACAGTGATTGA